In Bacillus toyonensis BCT-7112, a single window of DNA contains:
- a CDS encoding ABC transporter substrate-binding protein, with protein MKKGLKIMLAALLAVSVAGCNPAKKEESASKDKKVKVVLDWFPNTNHTGLYVAKTKDYYKKQGLDVEIIQPGDNVTAEQMIASGKADFAISAQENVTLARVEGIPVVSVGAIIQHNTSAFASLKKDNMTSPKDFEGKRYGGWGGPAEEATLKTIMEKHQADFNKVEKIILGQTDFFKSIGRDADFEWIYYGWDGIEAKRQGKELNTIMVKDLDPALDFYSPVIITSEKHTKQDKDFVKKFMTATTEGYNFAIKEPKEAADILIKAVPDVNKELVQESQKWLSTKYQDDAKAWGVQKEEVWTNYMNFLYDNKVIKKKIDVKDAFTNEFLPSEK; from the coding sequence ATGAAAAAAGGTTTAAAAATTATGTTAGCTGCTTTATTAGCAGTAAGTGTGGCTGGGTGTAATCCGGCGAAGAAAGAAGAAAGTGCAAGTAAAGATAAAAAAGTAAAAGTTGTTTTAGATTGGTTTCCAAATACGAATCATACTGGCTTATATGTAGCGAAAACGAAAGACTATTACAAAAAACAAGGGCTTGATGTAGAAATTATCCAGCCTGGTGATAATGTCACAGCAGAGCAGATGATTGCTTCTGGGAAAGCAGATTTTGCGATAAGCGCACAGGAAAATGTAACATTAGCTCGTGTTGAAGGAATCCCAGTTGTTTCTGTTGGTGCAATTATTCAGCATAATACCTCTGCTTTTGCATCACTAAAAAAAGATAATATGACGTCACCGAAAGACTTTGAAGGTAAACGTTATGGTGGCTGGGGAGGACCAGCAGAAGAAGCAACGTTAAAAACAATTATGGAGAAACATCAAGCTGATTTTAATAAAGTCGAAAAAATTATCTTAGGACAAACAGACTTCTTCAAATCAATCGGTCGTGATGCGGACTTTGAATGGATTTATTATGGATGGGATGGCATTGAAGCGAAGCGTCAAGGAAAAGAGTTAAATACGATTATGGTGAAAGACTTAGATCCAGCGCTTGATTTCTATAGTCCTGTTATTATTACGAGTGAAAAACATACGAAGCAAGATAAAGACTTCGTGAAAAAGTTTATGACTGCAACGACAGAAGGTTATAATTTTGCAATTAAAGAGCCGAAAGAAGCTGCTGATATTTTAATTAAAGCTGTTCCAGATGTGAATAAGGAATTAGTACAAGAAAGTCAAAAGTGGTTAAGTACGAAGTATCAAGATGATGCAAAAGCGTGGGGAGTACAGAAGGAAGAAGTTTGGACGAATTACATGAATTTCTTATACGACAACAAAGTTATTAAAAAGAAAATTGATGTAAAAGATGCTTTTACAAATGAATTCCTTCCAAGTGAAAAATGA
- a CDS encoding ABC transporter ATP-binding protein, protein MSGLQIKDIVKSFDGKNVLANISASIQEGEFVSFVGPSGCGKSTLLNMIASVEEPTSGEVFYNEEHVRKQDVVSYMPQQDLLLPWRSALQNIVLPLEIEGKSKKQRLTEGMEALKQFELDEYADHYPDALSGGMRQRISFLRTYLCEKPIMLLDEPFGKLDAFTKMEVHSWLLNSWHQEKQTIVMVTHDLDEAILLSDRVFILSQRPASIVGEVQVKLPRPRTMDMLTSLELKKDKEEILSVLAPYMKK, encoded by the coding sequence ATGAGCGGATTACAAATAAAAGATATTGTGAAATCTTTCGATGGAAAGAATGTATTAGCAAATATTAGTGCCTCTATACAGGAGGGAGAGTTTGTCTCTTTTGTCGGTCCAAGTGGTTGTGGGAAAAGCACATTGTTAAATATGATTGCGAGTGTTGAAGAGCCAACGAGTGGAGAGGTATTTTATAATGAGGAACATGTGAGAAAACAAGATGTTGTAAGCTATATGCCACAACAAGATTTATTATTACCGTGGCGATCGGCTTTACAAAATATTGTTCTTCCATTAGAAATTGAGGGGAAATCTAAAAAACAAAGGTTAACAGAAGGAATGGAAGCATTAAAGCAGTTTGAGTTAGATGAATATGCGGATCATTATCCTGATGCATTATCTGGTGGTATGCGCCAAAGAATTAGCTTTCTTCGTACATACTTATGTGAGAAGCCAATTATGCTACTTGATGAGCCTTTTGGAAAATTAGATGCATTTACAAAAATGGAAGTACACAGTTGGCTTTTAAATTCTTGGCATCAAGAAAAGCAAACAATTGTTATGGTTACACACGACTTAGATGAAGCAATTTTACTTTCTGATCGCGTATTTATTTTATCTCAAAGACCAGCATCAATAGTTGGTGAAGTGCAAGTGAAATTACCTCGTCCTCGAACGATGGATATGTTAACATCATTGGAGTTAAAGAAGGATAAGGAAGAAATTTTAAGTGTATTAGCTCCTTATATGAAAAAATAG
- a CDS encoding thioredoxin family protein: MNTFETIEELATYIEEQQLVLLFIKTENCGVCDVMLRKVNYVLENYDYVEKIEILLQDMQEVAGRYAVFTGPTILLFHNGKEILRESRFISLENLERTIQLFEN, from the coding sequence ATGAATACATTTGAAACGATAGAAGAATTAGCAACATATATTGAAGAACAGCAATTAGTACTTCTATTTATTAAAACAGAAAATTGTGGTGTTTGTGATGTCATGTTAAGGAAAGTAAATTACGTATTAGAGAATTATGATTACGTAGAGAAAATAGAGATATTACTACAAGACATGCAAGAAGTTGCGGGGCGATATGCAGTATTTACAGGGCCGACAATTTTGTTATTTCATAATGGAAAAGAGATCCTTCGTGAATCGCGCTTTATTTCACTTGAAAATTTAGAGAGAACCATTCAATTATTCGAGAATTAG
- a CDS encoding TetR/AcrR family transcriptional regulator, which yields MRKSAEEIKKEIAYKAENLFSQKGYAATSMEDICEITERSKGSIYYHFKSKEELFLFVVKQHTYDWLEKWNEKEKLYSTSIEKLYGLAEYYVEDIQQPISSAIEEFSMSQVVSKEVLDELLALTRESYVMFERLIETGIQSGEFREENARDLMYIVHGLLSGLGVLYYELDYNELKRVYKKAIDVLLKGMAAE from the coding sequence ATGAGAAAAAGCGCAGAAGAGATAAAGAAGGAAATTGCATACAAAGCAGAAAATCTGTTTTCACAAAAAGGCTATGCAGCCACATCTATGGAAGATATTTGTGAAATTACAGAGCGAAGTAAAGGGAGTATTTATTACCATTTTAAAAGTAAAGAAGAATTATTTTTATTTGTAGTAAAACAGCATACGTATGATTGGCTTGAAAAATGGAATGAAAAAGAGAAGTTGTATAGTACTAGTATTGAAAAATTATATGGTCTCGCAGAATATTATGTAGAGGATATACAACAACCTATTTCGAGTGCAATAGAGGAATTTTCTATGAGCCAAGTTGTGAGCAAAGAGGTTCTAGATGAATTATTAGCTTTAACTAGAGAATCATATGTTATGTTTGAGAGATTAATCGAAACAGGTATACAGTCTGGAGAGTTTCGTGAAGAAAATGCGCGCGATTTGATGTATATTGTACATGGCTTATTATCAGGGCTTGGAGTGCTTTACTATGAGCTAGATTATAACGAGTTAAAGCGAGTTTATAAAAAGGCAATAGATGTATTGTTAAAAGGGATGGCAGCTGAATAA
- a CDS encoding MFS transporter gives MKALFKNRAFMLVMASDILQQFAIWIRNMALLYFIMERTNNDPVSVSLLSVMEYAPIFIFSFIGGALADRWNPKRTMVAGDVLSVLSIIGIVLLLKIDYWQAIFFATLVSAIVGQFSQPSSSRIFKRYVKEEQVANAIAFNQTLQSLFMIFGPVVGSLVYTQLGLFTSLYSLIILFLLSAIALSFLPKWIEQEQAVKGSLKNDIKEGWKYVLHTKNLRMITITFTIMGLAVGLTNPLEVFLVIERLGMEKEAVQYLAAADGIGMLIGGIVAAVFASKVNPKKMFVFGMSILAISFLVEGLSTSFWITSLMRFGTGICLACVNIVVGTLMIQLVPENMIGRVNGTILPMFMGAMLIGTSLAGGLKEMTSLVIVFCIAMSLILLAIGPALRMQINKEDVANKEELTNSLASK, from the coding sequence ATGAAAGCTTTATTTAAAAATCGAGCATTTATGCTCGTTATGGCATCCGATATTTTACAACAATTTGCGATTTGGATAAGAAATATGGCCCTATTGTATTTCATAATGGAGCGGACGAATAATGATCCAGTTTCAGTGTCACTATTATCGGTCATGGAATATGCACCTATTTTTATTTTTTCTTTCATTGGTGGCGCGTTAGCAGATCGCTGGAACCCGAAAAGAACAATGGTTGCTGGGGATGTGTTAAGTGTACTGTCTATTATAGGGATTGTTTTATTGTTAAAGATTGATTACTGGCAGGCAATATTTTTTGCGACACTCGTTTCCGCAATTGTAGGTCAGTTTTCTCAGCCTTCATCTTCACGCATATTTAAGCGCTATGTAAAGGAAGAACAGGTAGCAAATGCGATTGCATTTAACCAAACATTACAGTCATTGTTTATGATTTTCGGACCAGTTGTAGGATCGCTTGTGTATACACAACTTGGTTTATTTACGTCACTATATAGTTTAATCATTTTATTTTTATTATCTGCTATCGCCCTTTCATTTTTACCGAAATGGATTGAACAAGAGCAAGCAGTGAAGGGATCATTAAAAAATGATATAAAAGAAGGATGGAAATACGTTCTTCATACGAAAAATTTACGTATGATTACGATCACTTTCACAATTATGGGCTTAGCTGTTGGATTAACGAATCCATTAGAGGTGTTTCTTGTAATAGAACGTCTTGGAATGGAAAAGGAAGCAGTTCAATATTTAGCAGCAGCGGATGGAATAGGTATGCTAATCGGTGGTATTGTTGCTGCGGTTTTCGCTTCAAAAGTAAATCCGAAAAAGATGTTTGTATTTGGTATGAGTATATTAGCAATCTCATTTTTAGTCGAAGGGTTGTCCACATCATTTTGGATTACTAGTTTGATGCGATTTGGAACAGGTATTTGTTTAGCTTGTGTTAATATCGTTGTCGGTACGCTTATGATTCAACTTGTACCAGAAAATATGATTGGAAGAGTGAATGGAACCATTTTACCAATGTTTATGGGGGCAATGTTAATTGGAACATCACTAGCTGGAGGATTGAAGGAAATGACTTCATTAGTTATTGTATTTTGTATAGCGATGTCACTTATTTTATTAGCGATTGGACCAGCTCTACGCATGCAAATAAATAAAGAAGATGTCGCTAATAAAGAGGAACTAACAAATTCGTTAGCCTCGAAATAA
- a CDS encoding helix-turn-helix transcriptional regulator — protein sequence MYRLYTNVVKTILHVRRKDVKNQIYELRTENNISQGALADKCSVSRQTINAIENNKYDPSLALAFRLAEVLGTTVDKLFLYKL from the coding sequence ATGTACCGATTATATACTAATGTTGTAAAAACGATTTTACATGTTAGGAGAAAAGATGTGAAAAATCAAATTTATGAATTACGCACTGAAAATAATATTTCACAAGGTGCATTAGCTGATAAGTGTAGCGTATCAAGACAGACGATAAATGCAATTGAGAATAATAAATATGATCCAAGCTTAGCGTTAGCTTTTCGTTTAGCGGAAGTATTGGGAACAACTGTTGATAAACTATTTTTGTATAAGCTGTAG
- a CDS encoding MFS transporter has translation MKKMSRQEKSWILYDWANSVYSLVITTALFPIYFKAAAKEAGLSGATSTAYWGYANSFATLLISILAPILGTVADYKGFKKRFFTFFFGLGIVFTSMLAVVPTSQWYLLLGCYMLALVGFAGANIFYDAFLVDVTSKDRMDRISTRGFALGYIGSTIPFIGCIALIILAQKGTIPLSVGIASQISFAITALWWGLFTIPMLKNVEQTHYIERHPRPIAMSFKRLADTFKNIKEYKTVFMFLIAYFFYIDGVDTIITMSTAYGTDLGISATNLLIILFVTQIVACPFALLYGKLSETFTGKKMLYVGIIIYIIICTYAYFLKTTLDFWILAMLVATSQGGIQALSRSYFAKLVPKESANEFFGFYNIFGKFAAIMGPVLVGVTTQLTGKTNAGVLSIIVLFIIGGFLLTRVPENDTPVTPPNPKTKTL, from the coding sequence ATGAAAAAAATGTCCAGACAAGAAAAAAGCTGGATATTATATGATTGGGCGAATTCGGTATATTCGCTCGTCATTACAACTGCACTATTCCCAATTTACTTTAAAGCAGCTGCAAAAGAAGCTGGACTATCTGGTGCAACTTCAACAGCATATTGGGGATATGCAAACTCATTCGCTACACTTTTAATTTCTATACTTGCTCCTATTCTCGGCACAGTTGCTGATTATAAAGGGTTTAAAAAACGATTTTTCACATTCTTCTTTGGACTCGGCATCGTATTTACAAGTATGCTAGCAGTCGTCCCAACATCCCAGTGGTACTTATTACTAGGTTGCTATATGCTAGCACTAGTCGGTTTTGCTGGAGCAAACATTTTTTATGATGCATTTTTAGTAGATGTTACCTCTAAAGATAGAATGGATCGAATTTCTACACGAGGCTTTGCATTAGGCTATATTGGGAGCACAATTCCTTTTATCGGTTGTATCGCTCTTATTATTCTTGCTCAAAAAGGCACTATCCCTTTATCAGTCGGCATTGCCAGTCAAATTTCATTCGCAATAACAGCTCTTTGGTGGGGATTATTTACAATTCCAATGCTAAAAAACGTAGAGCAAACACATTATATTGAACGCCATCCAAGACCAATTGCAATGAGCTTCAAACGCCTTGCTGATACTTTTAAAAATATTAAAGAATATAAAACAGTCTTTATGTTCCTAATCGCCTATTTCTTCTACATTGACGGGGTCGATACAATTATTACTATGTCTACCGCTTACGGAACAGATCTCGGTATTAGTGCAACGAATCTATTAATCATCTTATTTGTCACACAAATTGTAGCTTGTCCATTCGCTTTATTATACGGAAAATTATCAGAAACATTTACAGGGAAAAAAATGCTATATGTTGGTATTATTATTTATATCATCATTTGCACATATGCTTATTTCTTAAAAACGACACTCGATTTCTGGATTTTAGCAATGTTAGTTGCCACTTCTCAAGGTGGTATTCAAGCACTTAGTCGTTCCTATTTTGCAAAACTAGTACCTAAAGAATCGGCAAATGAATTCTTCGGATTTTATAATATATTTGGCAAGTTTGCCGCGATCATGGGTCCAGTATTAGTCGGTGTTACAACGCAATTAACGGGAAAAACAAACGCTGGTGTCCTTAGTATTATCGTATTGTTTATTATAGGTGGATTCTTATTAACTAGAGTTCCTGAAAATGATACACCCGTTACACCACCTAATCCGAAAACTAAAACGCTATAA
- a CDS encoding ectonucleotide pyrophosphatase/phosphodiesterase, which translates to MDKALTNRVIILSFDCLSALDFPILQKLPNFQSLIKKGAVVEKVEPIYPSVTYPSHSTIVTGNYPNKHGVVTNTLLQPGRESPDWHWYRKSIKGTTLYDEARKANLTTAALLWPVTGRANIDYNLPEIFPNRPWQNQILVSLFSGSPLYQLDLNRRFGHIRNGLSQPELDDFVLASAVHTILTKRPNVMFVHFTDLDTQRHYHGFESNETIAAIHRHDERLGKIIHALKESGIYEESTIIALGDHSALSENKSIQLNVLFHQKELISLNKEGKLVDWKAYCQSCDGSAYVYVKDKNDTDTIREVQLLLEELLQNKQNGIEFILHDEAAKESGADGNCLFMLEAQEGYYFTENYTGDFIKEITKKDVTSSKKYTFGTHGYSPTKPNYETIFIAAGKGIQSGVTIPYMRLIDEGPTIARLLGLHLGETDGSIIKDLLQL; encoded by the coding sequence ATGGATAAAGCATTAACTAATCGTGTCATTATTTTATCATTCGACTGTTTATCAGCTTTAGATTTTCCTATACTACAAAAATTACCTAACTTCCAATCTCTAATAAAAAAGGGCGCGGTTGTAGAAAAAGTAGAACCAATTTATCCTTCTGTAACATATCCAAGCCACTCAACAATCGTTACTGGAAACTACCCTAATAAACATGGTGTTGTTACCAATACTTTACTTCAACCAGGACGTGAATCACCAGATTGGCATTGGTACCGAAAATCGATAAAAGGAACAACATTATATGATGAAGCACGCAAAGCAAATTTAACGACAGCAGCCCTTCTTTGGCCTGTTACTGGAAGAGCAAACATTGATTACAATTTACCGGAAATCTTTCCAAATAGACCGTGGCAAAATCAAATTTTAGTTTCATTATTTAGCGGTAGCCCGCTATACCAATTAGATTTAAATCGACGGTTCGGTCATATACGAAATGGATTATCACAACCTGAACTCGATGATTTCGTTCTTGCTTCTGCTGTACATACAATCCTTACAAAAAGGCCTAATGTCATGTTTGTGCATTTCACTGATTTAGACACACAAAGACACTATCATGGCTTTGAATCTAACGAAACAATAGCAGCTATCCATAGGCACGACGAACGTCTAGGAAAAATTATTCATGCATTAAAAGAAAGTGGAATATACGAAGAAAGTACAATTATTGCCCTTGGTGATCATAGCGCTTTAAGTGAAAACAAATCAATTCAATTAAATGTGCTATTCCATCAAAAAGAGCTTATATCTCTAAATAAAGAAGGTAAATTAGTAGACTGGAAGGCCTACTGTCAAAGTTGCGACGGTTCTGCCTATGTATATGTGAAAGACAAAAACGATACGGATACCATTCGGGAAGTACAACTACTTCTTGAAGAACTGCTTCAAAATAAACAAAATGGCATTGAATTTATACTTCATGATGAAGCGGCGAAAGAATCCGGTGCAGATGGTAATTGTTTATTTATGTTGGAAGCACAAGAGGGGTATTATTTCACTGAAAATTATACCGGTGATTTTATAAAAGAAATTACTAAAAAAGATGTTACTTCTAGTAAAAAATATACATTTGGAACTCATGGTTACTCCCCAACAAAGCCTAACTATGAAACAATTTTTATCGCTGCTGGAAAAGGTATTCAAAGTGGCGTTACAATCCCGTATATGAGACTTATTGATGAAGGTCCGACTATCGCAAGATTACTCGGTTTGCACTTAGGCGAAACAGACGGATCCATTATAAAGGATTTACTACAATTGTAA
- a CDS encoding YesK-like family protein, protein MDWLDGFGIFYIIGGITILLVFAISYLLKKRFPDKQFDIIFSLSLVLLCLAFFPVTMIAIGGWEGMGYGFICFFVLLGTLIGMVAHQLVKIVRKSYV, encoded by the coding sequence ATGGACTGGCTAGATGGATTTGGTATTTTTTACATCATTGGTGGAATCACGATTCTCCTAGTATTTGCTATTTCATATTTACTAAAGAAACGTTTTCCAGACAAACAGTTTGATATTATATTTTCACTTAGTTTAGTACTTCTTTGTTTAGCTTTCTTTCCTGTAACAATGATAGCTATTGGTGGGTGGGAAGGAATGGGATATGGATTTATTTGTTTCTTCGTTCTACTTGGTACACTTATCGGTATGGTTGCACATCAACTTGTGAAAATCGTTCGAAAGAGCTACGTATAA
- the proS gene encoding proline--tRNA ligase: MAKEQVQAITKMEEDFAQWYTDIVKKAELVDYSSVKGCMILRPYGYALWENMQKVMDEKLKETGHENVYMPMFIPESLLQKEKDHVEGFAPEVAWVTHGGDEKLAERLCVRPTSETLFCEHFSKIVQSYNDLPKLYNQWCSVVRWEKTTRPFLRTTEFLWQEGHTIHETAEESQAETLNILNLYASFCEEYLAIPVIKGQKTEKEKFAGAKATYTIESLMHDGKALQTGTSHNFGTNFSEAFDIKFLDRNGKWQYVHQTSWGVSTRMIGGLIMVHSDNNGLVMPPKVAPVQVVIVPIAQHKEGVLEKATELQGRIQKVARVKIDASTKTPGWKFNEYEMKGIPIRLEVGPKDIEKNQVVLVRRDTKEKECISMDQLEERILSLLEEIHHSLFNKAKVFRDENTYSVTNFEEMKKAADEKQGFIKAMWCGELACEEKLKEEVGVSSRCMPFEQEHLADECICCSKEAKHMVYWGKAY, from the coding sequence ATGGCAAAAGAACAAGTGCAAGCCATTACGAAGATGGAAGAGGACTTTGCGCAGTGGTATACCGATATTGTAAAAAAAGCTGAACTTGTTGACTATTCAAGTGTAAAAGGGTGTATGATTCTGCGTCCGTACGGTTATGCCTTATGGGAGAATATGCAGAAAGTGATGGATGAAAAGTTAAAGGAAACTGGTCATGAGAATGTGTATATGCCAATGTTTATCCCAGAGAGTTTATTGCAAAAAGAGAAGGATCATGTTGAAGGATTTGCTCCTGAAGTAGCATGGGTTACGCATGGCGGGGATGAAAAGTTAGCGGAAAGACTTTGTGTACGTCCTACATCGGAAACTTTATTCTGTGAGCATTTCTCAAAGATTGTTCAATCATATAATGATTTACCAAAGTTATATAATCAGTGGTGTTCAGTAGTTCGTTGGGAAAAGACAACGAGACCATTCCTTCGTACAACTGAATTTTTATGGCAAGAAGGCCATACGATTCATGAAACGGCAGAAGAATCGCAAGCTGAAACGTTAAATATTTTAAATCTGTATGCCTCTTTCTGCGAGGAATACTTAGCGATACCAGTCATTAAAGGACAAAAAACAGAAAAAGAAAAGTTTGCGGGAGCGAAGGCAACTTATACGATTGAAAGTTTAATGCATGATGGAAAAGCACTTCAAACAGGAACATCTCATAACTTTGGAACGAATTTCTCTGAAGCATTTGATATTAAGTTTTTAGATCGTAACGGTAAGTGGCAATATGTACACCAAACTTCGTGGGGTGTATCAACGAGAATGATAGGTGGACTTATTATGGTCCATAGTGATAATAACGGACTTGTAATGCCGCCAAAAGTCGCTCCAGTACAAGTTGTTATTGTACCTATTGCTCAGCATAAAGAAGGTGTGTTAGAAAAAGCAACAGAGTTACAAGGACGTATTCAGAAGGTTGCGCGTGTAAAAATAGATGCTAGCACTAAAACACCAGGCTGGAAATTTAATGAGTATGAAATGAAGGGAATTCCAATTCGATTAGAAGTGGGTCCAAAGGATATTGAAAAGAATCAAGTTGTACTTGTAAGAAGAGATACGAAAGAAAAAGAATGTATATCAATGGATCAATTAGAAGAACGCATTCTATCATTACTGGAGGAAATTCATCATTCTTTATTTAATAAAGCAAAAGTATTTCGCGATGAGAATACGTATAGTGTGACGAATTTCGAAGAGATGAAAAAAGCAGCTGATGAAAAGCAAGGGTTTATTAAGGCGATGTGGTGTGGAGAACTAGCTTGTGAAGAGAAATTAAAAGAAGAAGTTGGAGTATCTTCACGTTGTATGCCTTTTGAGCAAGAACATTTAGCTGACGAATGTATTTGCTGTAGTAAAGAAGCAAAGCACATGGTCTATTGGGGAAAAGCATATTAA
- a CDS encoding LPXTG cell wall anchor domain-containing protein — translation MTKIFILASTLSLSFFSGLNIGNAATENFSPTNAIVQNSDHLAEGNSKDNNKPPGSNGSGGSGSDDSGSGGSGSGGNGSGGSGSDGSGSGGSGSGSNGSGGSGSGDSGSDGSGSGGSGSGGNGSGGSGSDGNGSGGSGSGDNGSDGNGSGGNGSDGSGSGGNGSDGSGSGGSGSGGNGSGGNGSGGSGSGGNGSGGSGSDGNGSGGNGSGGSGSGGNGSGGNGSGGNGSGGSGSDGSGSGGSGSGGNGSGGSGSGSNDSGGNGSGGNRVKGDSSSQGGNVKDNATKQGDKLPNTAAHYPASILIGLSTFLIGMLLFIRRKNAK, via the coding sequence ATGACGAAAATCTTCATTTTAGCATCAACACTTTCTTTATCTTTTTTTAGCGGCTTGAATATCGGTAATGCAGCCACGGAAAACTTCTCTCCAACAAACGCTATTGTACAAAACAGCGATCATTTAGCAGAAGGAAACTCAAAAGATAATAATAAACCTCCAGGAAGCAACGGTTCTGGTGGTAGCGGTTCTGATGACAGCGGTTCTGGTGGCAGTGGTTCTGGTGGTAACGGTTCTGGTGGCAGCGGCTCTGATGGCAGTGGTTCTGGTGGCAGCGGCTCTGGTAGCAACGGTTCTGGTGGTAGCGGCTCTGGTGACAGCGGCTCTGATGGCAGTGGTTCTGGTGGCAGTGGTTCTGGTGGTAACGGTTCTGGTGGCAGCGGCTCTGATGGCAACGGTTCTGGCGGTAGCGGTTCTGGTGACAACGGTTCTGATGGCAATGGTTCCGGTGGCAACGGTTCTGATGGCAGTGGTTCCGGTGGCAACGGTTCTGATGGCAGTGGTTCCGGTGGCAGTGGTTCTGGTGGCAACGGTTCTGGTGGCAACGGTTCTGGTGGCAGTGGTTCTGGTGGCAACGGTTCTGGTGGCAGCGGCTCTGATGGTAATGGTTCTGGTGGCAACGGTTCTGGCGGTAGCGGTTCTGGTGGCAACGGTTCTGGTGGCAACGGTTCTGGTGGCAACGGTTCTGGTGGCAGTGGCTCTGATGGCAGTGGTTCTGGTGGCAGTGGTTCTGGTGGCAACGGTTCTGGTGGCAGCGGCTCTGGTAGCAACGATTCTGGTGGCAACGGTTCTGGTGGCAATCGAGTTAAGGGCGATAGCAGTTCACAAGGTGGTAACGTAAAAGATAATGCGACAAAACAAGGTGATAAGTTACCTAATACTGCAGCACATTATCCTGCATCTATTTTAATAGGACTTTCAACATTCCTAATTGGTATGTTATTGTTTATTCGCCGTAAAAATGCAAAATAA